Proteins co-encoded in one Juglans regia cultivar Chandler chromosome 16, Walnut 2.0, whole genome shotgun sequence genomic window:
- the LOC109016109 gene encoding selenoprotein K-like codes for MAFVERGVVKSKRSIWRLKTITDFFWAIVNFIGVFFATMFSMEKSDAYRKGSGASKKWDGGGPGGPGGPYGGGPRGPPRGLDNVRGLDSVRGADHSSLPACGSCCG; via the exons GTGTTGTGAAATCAAAGCGATCTATATGGCGCCTAAAGACTATCACCGACTTCTTCTGGGCCATTGTTAACTTCATAGGCGTGTTTTTTGCAACTATGTTTTCG ATGGAGAAATCAGATGCTTACAGAAAAGGCTCTGGTGCTAGCAAGAAATGGGATGGTGGTGGCCCTGGAGGTCCTGGAGGACCATATGGTGGTGGGCCACGCGGGCCACCTCGCGGACTAGACAATGTTCGTGGACTTGATAGTGTTAGAGGGGCTGACCATA GTTCTTTACCTGCATGTGGCTCTTGCTGTGGTTAA